CCGACGGAACCCGTCCCGAGCACGCCGTGGAGATGTTCCGGCTACGGGGCGGCGGCGTGTTTGGCGACATCACCGGGCTCCCAGCAGCCCAACTCGTCGTCCTCCCCGGCACGATGCACCTGGGCATCCTCGACCGCGTCGGCTGGTTGGTGCCGATGGTCGAGGAGTTCCTCGACGCGCCCATGCCGGAGCAGGCGTGATCGACCAGGGGTCCGGCGCGCCCGGTGTCGATTTCGGACGTCCCCGAACGACTACCGAGCAAGGTGGCCCCTTCGCGCCACGGCCGGTAGAGGCGGCACCACGCCGAAGGCCGTGGCGGGCACGAGGGGACACGGCAGGCACCCGGGCGGACGCAGAGCCGCCCGGTGCGACGAGGATGCATGGTACGCCCACACGAGGGAGGATCACCATGGCGAGTCGCGGACCAGCGGCTGACCTGATGGTCGTGATCGACGACGCGCATCGGACCCCGGCGGCGTGGGAGGACACCCGCAGCACGCTGGAGGCGGCGCAGTGGTTCTGGCTGGCGACCGTGCGGCCGGACGGCCGACCGCACCTGGTACCCCTGCTCGCGATCTGGATGGACGATGCCCTGTACTTCGCCGCCAGCCCCAACTCGCGCAAGGGCCGGAACCTCGCCGACGATCCCCACTGCACCATCGCGACGCGGGAGCACGGCGTCGACCTCGTGATCGAAGGCGAAGCGGTGCGGGTGACGGACGAGGCTCGCCTCCACCGGCTCGCCGATGCATATGCGGACAAGTACGGATGGCAGGTCGAGGTGCGGGATGGCGCGCTCTACGGCGACGGGGCTCCCACTGCCGGCCCACCCCCGTACGCGGTCTACGCACTCACGCCGGCGACGGCCTTTGGGTTCCCGGCGGGCCAGCAGTTCCCGCCGACCCGATGGCGCTTCGCCAGCGGGAGCGACTAGCACGGGATCGCCTTACGAAGGGAGCACCCGATGGGACGCGTGTTTGCATCGATGTCCACGTCGATCGACGGCTACATCACCGGCCCGAACGATCGCCTCGAGATGCCCCTCGGAGAAGGCGGCGATCGGCTCCACGAGTGGCTCTACGATCTGGAAAGCTGGCGCAAGCCCCACGGCCTCGAAGGTGGGGAGGTCACCACAGACGGCGATCTGCTTGACGAGGCCATCCAGCGCACCGGCGCCGTGGTGATGGGCCGGCGCATGTTCGACTTCGCCGAGGGACCGTGGGGCGAAAACCCGCCCTTCCACGTGCCGGTCTTCGTGGTAACCCACCGCACGCGAGAGCCGCTGGTCAAAGAAGGCGGCACGACGTTCACCTTCGTTACCGACGGGATCGAGCCCGCCCTGGACCAGGCCCGCGCCGCCGCGGGCGACAAGGACGTGTCGATCGGCGGCGGAGCCAGCGTCATCCAGCAGTACCTGCGGGCCGGGCTCCTCGACGAGATCCACGTCACCCTGGTGCCGGTGCTGCTGGGGGGCGGGAAGCGGCTGTTCGACCATCTCGACGAGACGCCCATCGAGCTGGAGCGGACGCAGGTAGTCGCGTCGTCCGGCGTCACCCACCTCCAGTTCACCGTTGTGCGATGAGGGATATGCCGCCCCGGTCGCCCGCGCGGCGCCGGGGCGGATCGCTGTCACGAGAACTGTGTCGAGACACGAGGGAACCGAACGAATTGAGCGCGAAGACCGTGGCCCAGAAGCTCCTCATCAAGCCGGGGGCGACCGTCTGGTCGTCGCGCTCCGATCGGCTCCGGCTCATCGAGCCGCTGCCCGAGGGGGTGCGCACGGTGGGCGGGCTGGATGAGGCGACGACGGCGCTGATCTTCGCCGACGACGAAGCCTCGGTGCGGGCCATCCTCGCGGCGCACCAGGACCACCTGGCCAGCCCCGCGCACCTCTGTGTGGCCTTCCCCAAGGCGAACCGGACCGACATCAACCGCGACACGCTGTGGCCGATCCTGGCCGAAAACGGACTGCGCCCGATCACGCAGGTGGCGGTCGACGACGTCTGGTCGGCGCTCCGCTTCCGCCTGGGCAAGGAGGGCGAGGCGCAGTTCACAGGAGGGAACAAGTCCTGATGCACGCAGACGAGACGGCGGTCGACCTGCCGACCACGCTGGCCCAGCCGGCCCGACGCGCACTTCTGGGCGCCGGCTACACCCGGCTCGAGGATCTCACCCGGGTCACCGAGGACCAGCTTCTGCAACTCCATGGGATAGGCCCCAAGGCGCTGGCACAGCTCCGCGAGGCGCTGGCCGCCCGGGGCCTCGCATTCGCCGCCGATACCGACGACTAGCCGGTGGGGCCTCTTAATGAAGTTTGACGAATTGTCTTGGTACCCCGGAGCCGCCCCTGTCGCTCGTTCGCTGTCATCCTTCGCTGCGCCGGGGCCGGCTGGCCGCCGCCCCCGCTCCGCTCAGGATGACCGCAGGAGAGTCGCGGGCTGCTGGCGGGTTTACGGGG
This genomic window from Sphaerobacter thermophilus DSM 20745 contains:
- a CDS encoding helix-hairpin-helix domain-containing protein encodes the protein MHADETAVDLPTTLAQPARRALLGAGYTRLEDLTRVTEDQLLQLHGIGPKALAQLREALAARGLAFAADTDD
- a CDS encoding pyridoxamine 5'-phosphate oxidase family protein produces the protein MASRGPAADLMVVIDDAHRTPAAWEDTRSTLEAAQWFWLATVRPDGRPHLVPLLAIWMDDALYFAASPNSRKGRNLADDPHCTIATREHGVDLVIEGEAVRVTDEARLHRLADAYADKYGWQVEVRDGALYGDGAPTAGPPPYAVYALTPATAFGFPAGQQFPPTRWRFASGSD
- a CDS encoding dihydrofolate reductase family protein; translated protein: MGRVFASMSTSIDGYITGPNDRLEMPLGEGGDRLHEWLYDLESWRKPHGLEGGEVTTDGDLLDEAIQRTGAVVMGRRMFDFAEGPWGENPPFHVPVFVVTHRTREPLVKEGGTTFTFVTDGIEPALDQARAAAGDKDVSIGGGASVIQQYLRAGLLDEIHVTLVPVLLGGGKRLFDHLDETPIELERTQVVASSGVTHLQFTVVR